The following coding sequences are from one Geodermatophilus normandii window:
- a CDS encoding GNAT family N-acetyltransferase translates to MELSGTDLTTETVRTARLVLRPFTDDDVDAVHRATQDPEAQRWITGAPVPYTLADARAFVDTVVRQRAEGTGLSVVADDGGRLVGTGGLLLGGRHLGPEIGYSVAPWARRRGYATEIADGLARWAFAHGAPRVHLVVDVDNGASQVVAARAGFTREGVVRAALPRRDGTRGDAVLFGRLAGD, encoded by the coding sequence GTGGAGCTCTCCGGCACCGACCTGACCACCGAGACGGTCCGCACCGCCCGCCTGGTCCTGCGGCCGTTCACCGACGACGACGTCGACGCCGTGCACCGGGCCACCCAGGACCCCGAGGCGCAGCGCTGGATCACCGGCGCGCCCGTGCCCTACACGCTCGCCGACGCCCGCGCCTTCGTGGACACCGTCGTCCGGCAGCGCGCGGAGGGCACCGGCCTGTCGGTGGTGGCCGACGACGGCGGCCGGCTCGTCGGCACCGGCGGGCTGCTGTTGGGCGGCCGGCACCTCGGCCCCGAGATCGGCTACTCGGTGGCGCCGTGGGCCCGGCGCCGCGGCTACGCCACCGAGATCGCCGACGGCCTCGCCCGGTGGGCGTTCGCGCACGGGGCGCCGCGGGTGCACCTGGTGGTCGACGTGGACAACGGCGCCTCGCAGGTGGTGGCCGCCCGGGCCGGGTTCACCCGCGAGGGCGTCGTCCGTGCGGCGCTGCCCCGGCGGGACGGCACGCGCGGCGACGCCGTCCTCTTCGGCCGGCTCGCCGGCGACTGA
- a CDS encoding ComF family protein: protein MGGLGAALADLVLPRTCAGCGVPGSALCRRCTAALGSPREATPRRPPRAMPPTVAAGAYAGPVRPAVAAFKEHGRAELAGPLGAALALAVGVHAVLLPGRPVLLVPVPPSRAALRARGRDCVRELATAAVADLRAAGVDAGCARLLTRAGRVRDSAGLSVAQRRANLAGTFAVRPGALPAGALLVVVDDVVTSGATLTEAAAVVRATRRADDAPVLAAVVAATPRPGTPAAPPGRFPAGLARAPTRRLDRLSGPRDSD from the coding sequence GTGGGCGGACTGGGTGCGGCGCTGGCCGACCTCGTCCTCCCGCGCACCTGCGCCGGTTGCGGCGTCCCCGGGTCCGCGCTGTGCCGGCGCTGCACCGCCGCGCTCGGCTCCCCCCGCGAGGCGACGCCCCGCCGGCCGCCCCGGGCCATGCCGCCCACCGTGGCCGCCGGCGCCTACGCCGGACCGGTGCGCCCGGCGGTCGCCGCCTTCAAGGAGCACGGCCGCGCGGAGCTCGCCGGCCCGCTCGGCGCGGCCCTCGCCCTCGCCGTCGGGGTGCACGCCGTGCTGCTGCCCGGGCGGCCGGTGCTGCTGGTCCCGGTGCCGCCGTCGCGGGCGGCGCTGCGGGCGCGGGGGCGCGACTGCGTGCGGGAACTGGCCACGGCCGCCGTCGCGGACCTGCGCGCGGCCGGGGTCGACGCCGGCTGCGCGCGGCTGCTGACCCGGGCCGGCCGCGTGCGCGACTCCGCGGGACTGTCGGTGGCGCAGCGGCGGGCCAACCTCGCCGGCACCTTCGCCGTCCGCCCGGGGGCGCTGCCCGCCGGGGCGCTGCTCGTGGTGGTCGACGACGTCGTCACCAGCGGCGCCACGCTCACCGAGGCGGCCGCCGTCGTGCGGGCGACACGCCGGGCCGACGACGCGCCGGTGCTCGCCGCGGTGGTCGCCGCCACGCCCCGGCCGGGCACCCCCGCGGCCCCACCTGGGCGGTTCCCGGCCGGGCTGGCGCGGGCCCCGACGAGGCGTCTCGATCGACTGTCCGGTCCACGTGACAGCGACTAG
- the secA gene encoding preprotein translocase subunit SecA, with protein sequence MVFSRILRAGEGKVLRRLDRIADAIESLEDDVSPLTDAELRAKTDEFRERYSDGETLDALLPEAFAVVREAATRTLGQRHFRVQLMGGAALHLGNIAEMRTGEGKTLTGVLPAYLNALSGEGVHVVTVNDYLAKRDAEWMGRVHRFLGLSVGTILSGEKPAHRREQYAADITYGTNNEFGFDYLRDNMAWSKADLVQRGHHFAIVDEVDSILIDEARTPLIISGPAESAGKWYVEFARIVPLMKRDTHYEVEEAKRTVAVTEEGVEFVEDQLGIDNLYEAVNTPLIGYLNNALKAKELFHRDQQYIVSNGEVLIVDEFTGRVLAGRRYNEGMHQAIEAKEKVQIKDENQTLATITLQNYFRLYDKLSGMTGTAQTEAAELSQTYKLGVVPIPTNRPMVREDRSDVIYKTEKAKFDAVIDDIAERHEAGQPILVGTASVEKSEVLAKLLLRRGIPHEVLNAKNHAREAAIVAQAGRLGAVTVATNMAGRGTDIQLGGNPEFIADEELRARGLSPSETPEEYEAAWDEAIAAAKDQVRAEHEEVAEAGGLYVLGTERHESRRIDNQLRGRSGRQGDPGESRFYLSLGDDLMRRFNGPMLESMMTTLRVPDDQPIESKMVSRAIRSAQTQVEQQNFEVRKDVLKYDEVLNRQRTVIYDERRKVLDGEDLHEQVQHMLDDVVAAYVDGATETGYAEDWDLEVLWTGLKALYPVGLDRTELLDRVADGEQAALTAEVLKQELLDDAHRAYADRETALGSEVMRELERRVLLSVLDRKWREHLYEMDYLRAGIHLRAMANRDPVVEYQREGYDMFNAMLDGIKEESVGFLFNLEVKTKEQQEAEARAQQAEAEAKALAAAQEGTARVLARQRAQEAAARQAAAAAPAPAADAPAAPAPAAAPAPAAAPAVSADGDGPAPVSTAKPAGGPGARPSTGAPAGRPTARKTGPRHAAPAAPATELETPTPSGTGPQLAVKGLDEPRRPAEDLSYSAPSLDASPKESGPAKAAKSATVTGTKEPSRNAPCPCGSGRKYKACHGAPSR encoded by the coding sequence GTGGTGTTCTCCAGAATCCTCCGAGCCGGTGAGGGCAAGGTCCTCCGACGACTGGACCGGATCGCCGACGCGATCGAGTCCCTCGAGGACGACGTCTCCCCCCTCACCGACGCCGAGCTCCGGGCGAAGACCGACGAGTTCCGGGAGCGGTACTCCGACGGCGAGACGCTCGACGCGCTCCTGCCGGAGGCCTTCGCCGTCGTCCGCGAGGCGGCCACCCGCACCCTCGGCCAGCGGCACTTCCGGGTGCAGCTCATGGGCGGTGCCGCGCTGCACCTGGGCAACATCGCGGAGATGCGCACCGGTGAGGGCAAGACCCTGACCGGCGTGCTGCCGGCCTACCTCAACGCCCTGAGCGGCGAGGGCGTGCACGTGGTCACGGTCAACGACTACCTGGCCAAGCGCGACGCCGAGTGGATGGGCCGGGTGCACCGCTTCCTCGGCCTGTCGGTCGGCACGATCCTCTCCGGGGAGAAGCCGGCGCACCGCCGCGAGCAGTACGCCGCCGACATCACCTACGGCACGAACAACGAGTTCGGCTTCGACTACCTGCGCGACAACATGGCCTGGAGCAAGGCCGACCTCGTGCAGCGCGGCCACCACTTCGCGATCGTCGACGAGGTCGACTCGATCCTCATCGACGAGGCCCGCACCCCGCTGATCATCAGCGGCCCGGCCGAGTCCGCCGGCAAGTGGTACGTCGAGTTCGCCCGGATCGTGCCGCTGATGAAGCGTGACACGCACTACGAGGTGGAGGAGGCCAAGCGCACGGTCGCCGTCACCGAGGAGGGTGTGGAGTTCGTCGAGGACCAGCTCGGCATCGACAACCTCTACGAGGCGGTCAACACCCCGCTGATCGGCTACCTGAACAACGCGCTGAAGGCCAAGGAGCTCTTCCACCGCGACCAGCAGTACATCGTCAGCAACGGCGAGGTGCTCATCGTCGACGAGTTCACCGGCCGGGTGCTGGCCGGCCGCCGCTACAACGAGGGTATGCACCAGGCCATCGAGGCCAAGGAGAAGGTGCAGATCAAGGACGAGAACCAGACGCTCGCCACGATCACCCTGCAGAACTACTTCCGGCTCTACGACAAGCTCTCCGGGATGACCGGCACCGCCCAGACCGAGGCGGCCGAGCTCTCCCAGACCTACAAGCTGGGCGTCGTCCCGATCCCGACCAACCGGCCGATGGTCCGCGAGGACCGCTCCGACGTCATCTACAAGACGGAGAAGGCCAAGTTCGACGCGGTCATCGACGACATCGCCGAGCGGCACGAGGCCGGGCAGCCGATCCTCGTCGGCACCGCGAGCGTCGAGAAGTCCGAGGTCCTGGCGAAGCTGCTGCTCCGCCGGGGCATCCCGCACGAGGTCCTCAACGCGAAGAACCACGCCCGGGAGGCGGCGATCGTCGCCCAGGCCGGCCGGCTCGGCGCGGTCACGGTGGCCACCAACATGGCCGGCCGCGGCACCGACATCCAGCTCGGCGGCAACCCCGAGTTCATCGCCGACGAGGAGCTGCGCGCCCGCGGCCTGTCGCCGTCGGAGACGCCGGAGGAGTACGAGGCCGCCTGGGACGAGGCGATCGCCGCGGCCAAGGACCAGGTCAGGGCCGAGCACGAGGAGGTCGCCGAGGCCGGCGGGCTGTACGTGCTCGGCACCGAGCGGCACGAGAGCCGCCGGATCGACAACCAGCTGCGCGGCCGGTCGGGCCGGCAGGGCGACCCGGGGGAGTCGCGGTTCTACCTCTCCCTCGGCGACGACCTGATGCGCCGGTTCAACGGCCCGATGCTCGAGTCGATGATGACCACGCTGCGGGTCCCCGACGACCAGCCCATCGAGTCGAAGATGGTCTCCCGGGCCATCCGCTCGGCGCAGACGCAGGTCGAGCAGCAGAACTTCGAGGTCCGCAAGGACGTCCTCAAGTACGACGAGGTGCTCAACCGCCAGCGCACGGTCATCTACGACGAGCGCCGCAAGGTCCTCGACGGCGAGGACCTGCACGAGCAGGTGCAGCACATGCTCGACGACGTCGTCGCCGCCTACGTCGACGGCGCGACCGAGACCGGCTACGCCGAGGACTGGGACCTCGAGGTGCTGTGGACCGGCCTCAAGGCGCTCTACCCGGTCGGCCTGGACCGCACCGAGCTGCTCGACCGGGTGGCCGACGGCGAGCAGGCCGCGCTGACCGCCGAGGTGCTCAAGCAGGAGCTCCTCGACGACGCGCACCGCGCCTACGCCGACCGCGAGACGGCCCTGGGCTCGGAGGTCATGCGCGAGCTCGAGCGGCGCGTGCTGCTCAGCGTGCTCGACCGCAAGTGGCGCGAGCACCTCTACGAGATGGACTACCTGCGGGCCGGCATCCACCTGCGCGCGATGGCCAACCGCGACCCGGTCGTGGAGTACCAGCGCGAGGGCTACGACATGTTCAACGCCATGCTCGACGGCATCAAGGAGGAGTCGGTCGGCTTCCTGTTCAACCTGGAGGTCAAGACCAAGGAGCAGCAGGAGGCCGAGGCGAGGGCCCAGCAGGCCGAGGCCGAGGCCAAGGCGCTGGCCGCCGCGCAGGAGGGGACCGCGCGGGTGCTCGCCCGGCAGCGGGCGCAGGAGGCCGCGGCCCGCCAGGCCGCCGCTGCCGCTCCGGCCCCGGCCGCCGACGCCCCCGCCGCTCCCGCTCCTGCCGCCGCTCCCGCTCCTGCCGCCGCTCCCGCCGTCTCCGCCGACGGCGACGGCCCGGCGCCGGTGTCGACGGCCAAGCCCGCCGGCGGTCCGGGGGCCCGTCCCTCGACCGGCGCCCCGGCCGGGCGGCCGACGGCCCGCAAGACCGGTCCGCGCCACGCGGCGCCCGCCGCGCCCGCCACGGAGCTGGAGACGCCGACCCCGTCGGGTACCGGGCCGCAGCTGGCGGTCAAGGGCCTCGACGAGCCGCGCCGGCCGGCGGAGGACCTGAGCTACTCGGCGCCCTCGCTGGACGCCTCCCCGAAGGAGAGCGGCCCGGCGAAGGCGGCGAAGTCCGCGACGGTCACCGGCACCAAGGAGCCGTCGCGCAACGCCCCGTGCCCCTGCGGCTCGGGCAGGAAGTACAAGGCCTGCCACGGGGCGCCCTCGCGCTGA
- a CDS encoding LpqB family beta-propeller domain-containing protein, with product MRRLPAALAALLLALLTACSTVPTGSAPQAITDAEARPTGDVGIEPLGPRADATTEEIVRGFVDAAASTVNGHPVAVEHLTPEAGATWSDEAGITLVGPDYATVATGTGTVVMTGDQVGTVDPRGVFTAASDTVFTHEFTLAEVDGEWRITNPPDGLVMLVPDFERLYDDLAVYFVDPTQTRVVPDPRYLISGEAQPTTLVQRLVEGPSPALAAGVGNALGGVTLTRAVTVSGSTVVVDLAGLDDLSPQQLGQLSAQLVFTLDQVEGTNSVEVRSNGEPVTIDGVPTAQRADDWASFSPDSVPADAAGHYLDAGRLMTVDGQPAPGPAGSGVYGLTSAAVSADPRTSALTTMAGVSVAGGTASLLLGPYGGDLAPVVPASRLSVPTVAATRPEFWVVRDESTVVRVPATGSPQPVNAPTLAGQGRTTALQLSPDGVRAAVVVSRGDAAVLLVGTVVRSDEGPVALRDLREVAPALTSVVDVGWRTAGSLMVLADGGEDAVVPYVVGVDGWGLSTVPTSGLPSPPTALAAAPGQQALVSAGGTVWELTGGTWVTLVRGQAPVPGTEPFYPA from the coding sequence GTGAGGCGGCTCCCCGCGGCGCTGGCCGCCCTCCTGCTGGCCCTGCTGACCGCGTGCTCGACCGTGCCCACCGGCTCCGCGCCGCAGGCGATCACCGACGCCGAGGCCCGGCCCACCGGCGACGTCGGGATCGAGCCGCTCGGGCCGCGCGCCGACGCGACGACGGAGGAGATCGTCCGCGGGTTCGTCGACGCCGCCGCGAGCACGGTCAACGGCCACCCCGTCGCCGTCGAGCACCTGACCCCCGAGGCGGGCGCGACCTGGAGCGACGAGGCCGGCATCACCCTCGTGGGCCCGGACTACGCCACGGTGGCCACCGGCACCGGCACGGTCGTCATGACCGGCGACCAGGTCGGCACGGTGGACCCGCGGGGCGTCTTCACGGCCGCCAGCGACACGGTCTTCACCCACGAGTTCACGCTGGCCGAGGTCGACGGCGAGTGGCGGATCACCAACCCGCCCGACGGGCTGGTCATGCTCGTGCCCGACTTCGAGCGCCTCTACGACGACCTCGCCGTCTACTTCGTCGACCCGACGCAGACGCGCGTGGTGCCCGACCCGCGCTACCTGATCTCCGGGGAGGCCCAGCCGACGACGCTGGTGCAGCGGCTGGTCGAGGGTCCCTCGCCGGCCCTGGCCGCCGGCGTCGGCAACGCCCTGGGCGGCGTCACGCTCACCCGGGCGGTCACCGTCTCGGGGTCCACGGTCGTCGTCGACCTCGCCGGTCTCGACGACCTCTCGCCGCAGCAGCTCGGGCAGCTGTCGGCGCAGCTGGTGTTCACCCTCGACCAGGTCGAGGGCACCAACTCGGTGGAGGTCCGCAGCAACGGCGAGCCGGTCACGATCGACGGCGTGCCCACCGCCCAGCGCGCCGACGACTGGGCCTCCTTCAGCCCCGACTCGGTTCCCGCCGACGCCGCCGGCCACTACCTCGACGCCGGCCGGCTGATGACGGTCGACGGGCAGCCGGCACCGGGGCCCGCGGGGTCGGGCGTGTACGGGCTGACGAGCGCGGCGGTCTCGGCCGACCCGCGGACCAGCGCGCTGACGACGATGGCGGGCGTCTCCGTCGCCGGGGGGACCGCGTCCCTGCTGCTCGGCCCCTACGGCGGCGACCTCGCCCCGGTGGTGCCCGCGAGCCGGCTGTCGGTCCCGACGGTCGCGGCGACCCGCCCGGAGTTCTGGGTGGTCCGCGACGAGAGCACCGTCGTCCGGGTGCCCGCCACCGGCTCGCCGCAGCCGGTGAACGCCCCGACGCTGGCCGGCCAGGGCCGGACGACGGCGCTGCAGCTCTCGCCCGACGGCGTCCGCGCCGCCGTGGTGGTCAGCCGGGGGGACGCGGCGGTGCTGCTCGTCGGCACGGTGGTGCGCTCCGACGAGGGGCCGGTGGCCCTGCGCGACCTGCGGGAGGTGGCACCGGCGCTGACCTCGGTCGTGGACGTCGGCTGGCGCACGGCCGGCAGCCTCATGGTGCTGGCCGACGGCGGCGAGGACGCCGTGGTGCCCTACGTCGTGGGGGTCGACGGGTGGGGGTTGTCCACGGTGCCCACCTCCGGCCTGCCCAGCCCGCCGACCGCGCTGGCCGCCGCGCCCGGGCAGCAGGCGCTGGTCAGCGCCGGCGGGACCGTGTGGGAGCTGACCGGCGGCACCTGGGTGACGCTCGTCCGCGGCCAGGCGCCGGTGCCCGGCACCGAGCCCTTCTACCCCGCCTAG
- a CDS encoding pyridoxamine 5'-phosphate oxidase family protein — MAHDPHDLAPGVLAFLGERHLATLTTLRADGSPHVVPVGVTYDPETRTARVITSGSSAKARHVRAGRSRVAVCQVDGRRWLTLEGTAVVRDDAASVAEAEARYAQRYRTPRENPARVVLEISVDRVLGNA; from the coding sequence GTGGCCCACGACCCGCACGACCTCGCACCCGGCGTGCTCGCCTTCCTCGGCGAGCGGCACCTGGCCACGCTGACCACGCTGCGCGCCGACGGCTCGCCGCACGTGGTGCCCGTCGGCGTCACCTACGACCCGGAGACGCGCACCGCCCGCGTCATCACCTCGGGGAGCTCGGCCAAGGCCCGGCACGTCCGTGCCGGCCGGTCCCGGGTCGCGGTCTGCCAGGTCGACGGCCGCCGCTGGCTGACCCTCGAGGGGACGGCGGTGGTGCGCGACGACGCCGCCTCGGTGGCCGAGGCGGAGGCGCGCTACGCGCAGCGCTACCGCACGCCCCGGGAGAACCCGGCGCGGGTGGTCCTCGAGATCTCGGTCGACCGGGTGCTCGGCAACGCGTGA
- the mtrB gene encoding MtrAB system histidine kinase MtrB — protein MSTTHPAPPATATGGTGSAPAPARSRARPRDLRTVRRGLRRRAVRARIRTRRLVGRGISAWRKSLHVRIGAITMVVAGTVVVIVSLVLFSQIRTQLLSVKEQAAIDQAQAGVVYARSEVVGIAAGDAASVRATLGRTVNGLLTRGGSAGDFDVVMVYRTGNTERPPAVSRPGVYPALPDDLRAGVQGGGQYTQYALVPDDAGEPRPTLLVGAPVPGDVSSPEEIELYYAFPLDQEEETLSLIRSTVAISGIALTLFVAGIGVLVTRLVVDPVRRAAGTAQRLADGQLEERMTVRGEDDLARLATSFNAMADSLQRQITQLEGLSQLQQRFTSDVSHELRTPLTTVQMAADVLHESRGDFPPHVARSAELLHEELDRFERLLSDLLEISRYDAGAAVLDWAPTDLGSLVGRVVDGMSSLAERHGCELRVTGPADPVIAEVDARRVERILRNLVGNAVEHGSGRPIEITLAANRTAAAVTVRDHGVGLSSAETQHVFDRFWRADPSRVRTVGGSGLGLSISLEDARLHGGWLQVWGQPGLGAQFRFTVPLVAGADLTSSPLPLRPTIVRRPGVRP, from the coding sequence GTGAGCACCACCCACCCGGCGCCGCCGGCCACCGCGACGGGCGGGACGGGGAGCGCTCCCGCCCCGGCCCGCTCCCGGGCGCGCCCGCGGGACCTGCGCACCGTGCGGCGCGGCCTGCGCCGGCGCGCGGTCCGGGCGCGCATCCGCACCCGCCGGCTCGTCGGCCGGGGGATCTCCGCCTGGCGGAAGTCGCTGCACGTCCGCATCGGCGCGATCACGATGGTCGTGGCCGGCACGGTCGTCGTCATCGTCAGCTTGGTGCTGTTCAGCCAGATCCGCACGCAGCTGCTGTCGGTCAAGGAGCAGGCGGCGATCGACCAGGCGCAGGCCGGCGTCGTCTACGCCCGGTCGGAGGTGGTGGGCATCGCCGCGGGCGACGCCGCCAGCGTGCGGGCCACCCTGGGCCGCACGGTGAACGGGCTGCTCACCCGCGGCGGTTCGGCCGGCGACTTCGACGTCGTCATGGTCTACCGGACGGGCAACACCGAGCGGCCGCCGGCGGTCAGCCGGCCCGGCGTCTACCCGGCGCTGCCCGACGACCTGCGCGCCGGCGTGCAGGGTGGCGGCCAGTACACGCAGTACGCGCTGGTGCCCGACGACGCCGGCGAGCCGCGGCCCACGCTGCTCGTCGGCGCCCCGGTGCCCGGCGACGTCTCCTCGCCCGAGGAGATCGAGCTGTACTACGCCTTCCCCCTCGACCAGGAGGAGGAGACGCTCTCGCTGATCCGCAGCACCGTGGCGATCAGCGGCATCGCGCTCACCCTCTTCGTGGCCGGCATCGGCGTGCTCGTGACCCGGCTGGTGGTGGACCCGGTGCGCCGCGCGGCGGGCACCGCGCAGCGGCTGGCCGACGGGCAGCTCGAGGAGCGGATGACCGTCCGCGGGGAGGACGACCTCGCCCGGCTGGCCACCAGCTTCAACGCGATGGCCGACAGCCTGCAGCGGCAGATCACCCAGCTCGAGGGCCTGTCCCAGCTGCAGCAGCGGTTCACCTCCGACGTCAGCCACGAGCTGCGCACCCCGCTGACGACGGTGCAGATGGCCGCCGACGTGCTGCACGAGTCGCGCGGCGACTTCCCGCCGCACGTCGCGCGCTCGGCCGAGCTGCTGCACGAGGAACTCGACCGCTTCGAGCGGCTGCTGTCGGACCTGCTCGAGATCAGCCGCTACGACGCCGGCGCCGCCGTCCTCGACTGGGCGCCCACCGACCTCGGCTCGCTGGTCGGGCGGGTGGTCGACGGGATGAGCTCGCTGGCCGAGCGGCACGGCTGCGAGCTGCGGGTGACCGGCCCGGCCGACCCGGTGATCGCCGAGGTCGACGCGCGGCGGGTCGAGCGCATCCTGCGCAACCTGGTCGGCAACGCCGTCGAGCACGGCAGCGGCCGGCCGATCGAGATCACCCTGGCGGCCAACCGGACGGCGGCCGCGGTCACCGTCCGCGACCACGGCGTCGGGCTCTCCTCCGCCGAGACGCAGCACGTCTTCGACCGGTTCTGGCGGGCCGACCCGTCGCGGGTGCGCACCGTCGGCGGCAGCGGGCTGGGCCTGTCGATCAGCCTCGAGGACGCCCGGCTGCACGGCGGCTGGCTGCAGGTGTGGGGCCAGCCCGGGCTCGGGGCGCAGTTCCGGTTCACCGTCCCCCTCGTGGCCGGCGCCGACCTCACCAGCTCGCCGCTCCCGCTGCGGCCGACGATCGTGCGCCGTCCCGGGGTGCGCCCGTGA
- the hpf gene encoding ribosome hibernation-promoting factor, HPF/YfiA family codes for MEIVVRGRNVEVPDHYRQHVEDKVGQLERFDGKLSRIDVELFHEKNPRQSANCQRVEITLRGKGPVVRAEASAPDFHAALDLACGKLDNRLRRANDRRRVHHGRRTPPTVRVSGTTAAPLETPALGIPDVEQQFAGEPLVTDLDEHLPGRVVREKHHPAVPMTVDQALHEMELVGHDFFLFQCADTGKPTVVYRRHAFDYGLIRLVEPPLGTMDAHSGAPAEPAVVPR; via the coding sequence ATGGAGATCGTGGTCCGTGGCCGCAACGTGGAAGTGCCGGATCACTACCGGCAGCACGTCGAGGACAAGGTCGGCCAGCTCGAACGGTTCGACGGCAAGCTGTCCCGCATCGACGTCGAGTTGTTCCACGAGAAGAACCCCCGCCAGTCCGCCAACTGTCAGCGCGTGGAGATCACCCTCCGCGGCAAGGGCCCCGTGGTCCGTGCCGAGGCCAGCGCGCCTGACTTCCACGCCGCGCTCGACCTGGCCTGCGGCAAGCTCGACAACCGGCTGCGGCGGGCCAACGACCGCCGCCGCGTGCACCACGGCCGCCGGACCCCACCCACCGTCCGGGTGTCCGGCACCACCGCTGCGCCGCTGGAGACCCCGGCGCTGGGCATCCCCGACGTCGAGCAGCAGTTCGCCGGGGAACCACTGGTCACCGACCTCGACGAGCACCTGCCCGGCCGCGTGGTGCGAGAGAAGCACCACCCGGCCGTGCCCATGACCGTCGACCAGGCCCTGCACGAGATGGAGCTCGTGGGGCACGACTTCTTCCTCTTCCAGTGCGCCGACACCGGCAAGCCGACCGTCGTCTACCGGCGGCACGCCTTCGACTACGGCCTGATCCGGCTGGTGGAGCCGCCGCTGGGGACCATGGACGCGCACAGCGGGGCGCCGGCCGAGCCCGCCGTCGTCCCGCGCTGA
- a CDS encoding SDR family NAD(P)-dependent oxidoreductase translates to MALAGELGGVPALAADAVDVDSVATAVDAAATALGGLDAVVVAWDVVALGPAAGADDAVTEELFAVNTPAPMSLVRAALPHLAGGGAVVLPSAVVADAPTLGTAGYSASEAALSAWASVLRRELHGRPVAVLDVRPPHVDTGPVDRAPAGAPPRLPAGHDRDEVVRAVLDGMRRGAREVVVDPRAGRLVVR, encoded by the coding sequence GTGGCGCTGGCGGGCGAGCTCGGCGGCGTCCCCGCGCTGGCCGCGGACGCGGTCGACGTCGACTCCGTCGCGACCGCCGTGGACGCCGCCGCCACGGCGCTGGGCGGGCTCGACGCCGTCGTCGTCGCGTGGGACGTGGTGGCCCTCGGCCCGGCGGCCGGCGCCGACGACGCGGTCACCGAGGAGCTGTTCGCCGTCAACACGCCGGCGCCGATGAGCCTGGTCCGCGCCGCGCTGCCGCACCTGGCCGGCGGCGGCGCGGTCGTGCTGCCGTCGGCGGTGGTGGCCGACGCCCCGACGCTGGGCACGGCGGGGTACTCGGCGAGCGAGGCGGCGCTGTCGGCGTGGGCGTCGGTGCTGCGCCGGGAGCTGCACGGGCGGCCGGTGGCCGTGCTCGACGTCCGGCCGCCGCACGTCGACACCGGCCCGGTCGACCGCGCGCCGGCCGGGGCCCCGCCGCGGCTGCCCGCCGGTCACGACCGTGACGAGGTGGTGCGCGCGGTGCTCGACGGGATGCGGCGGGGCGCGCGCGAGGTCGTCGTCGACCCGCGGGCCGGGCGGCTGGTCGTCCGCTGA